A genomic region of Longimicrobiales bacterium contains the following coding sequences:
- a CDS encoding MATE family efflux transporter, whose protein sequence is MRTLVALAAPVALVQIGLMSMGAVDTIMVGRVSATDLAAVAIGNLYFFGMAVFGMGVLFALDPVIAQAVGANDSVGVARGVQRGGVLALGLSVIAMILLVPAGPLLTLARQPVDVVPVAAQYAHGLILGIFPFYAFGVLRQSLQAMTRVRPIVFTVVAANLVNFFLNWVLIFGNLGAPSFGAAGSAWTTSVSRWFMVILLTVIAWGDLRPALIPLRREALALAPLKRFIRVGAPIGAQQWLEYGVFGAAGLLMGLMGTIAIASHQVALQLAALTFMIPVGVAQATSVVVGQAVGRGDPPGARRAVGAGLITSTLFMAVTAAMFLTAPGLLARIFSSDPRVITAAALLLPIAGVFQIFDGLQVAGAGALRGVGDTRVPMIMNLVGFWFIGLPVSAWLGFRTELGPRGVWWGLAVGIGVVSVLLLARIRRRFGRELRRLLMDDD, encoded by the coding sequence GTGCGTACTCTCGTTGCGCTCGCGGCGCCGGTCGCTCTCGTTCAGATCGGCCTGATGTCCATGGGTGCCGTGGACACCATCATGGTTGGGCGGGTCTCCGCCACCGATCTCGCGGCGGTCGCGATCGGAAATCTTTACTTCTTCGGCATGGCCGTCTTCGGGATGGGGGTGCTGTTCGCTCTCGATCCGGTCATCGCACAGGCGGTGGGTGCGAATGATTCCGTAGGGGTTGCGCGAGGCGTGCAGCGTGGCGGCGTGCTGGCCCTGGGGCTCAGCGTCATCGCCATGATCCTTCTTGTGCCGGCTGGGCCGCTACTCACCCTCGCGCGCCAGCCGGTGGACGTCGTTCCCGTTGCGGCTCAGTACGCGCACGGTTTGATCCTGGGGATTTTCCCCTTCTACGCGTTCGGCGTGCTGAGACAGAGTCTGCAGGCAATGACTCGGGTCCGGCCCATCGTCTTCACGGTCGTGGCCGCCAACCTGGTCAATTTCTTCCTCAACTGGGTGCTGATCTTCGGCAACCTCGGCGCCCCCAGCTTTGGGGCGGCGGGGTCCGCGTGGACGACCAGCGTGAGTCGTTGGTTCATGGTCATCCTTCTCACGGTCATCGCGTGGGGGGACCTGCGTCCGGCGCTTATTCCACTGAGGCGAGAGGCGCTCGCGCTGGCCCCGCTCAAGAGATTCATCAGGGTCGGTGCCCCGATCGGTGCGCAGCAGTGGCTGGAATATGGTGTTTTTGGAGCGGCCGGACTCTTGATGGGCCTCATGGGGACGATCGCTATCGCCAGTCATCAAGTCGCGCTGCAGTTGGCGGCACTCACCTTCATGATCCCGGTCGGGGTCGCCCAAGCTACCAGCGTAGTGGTGGGGCAGGCCGTAGGCCGTGGTGATCCCCCCGGCGCCCGTCGAGCGGTCGGGGCGGGCCTGATCACGTCAACCCTGTTCATGGCTGTCACTGCGGCAATGTTTCTGACAGCGCCCGGGCTGCTTGCCCGAATTTTTAGCTCGGATCCCCGAGTGATCACGGCGGCTGCGCTTCTTCTCCCGATCGCCGGCGTCTTTCAGATCTTCGATGGATTGCAGGTTGCTGGGGCGGGTGCCCTGCGGGGTGTCGGTGACACGCGAGTACCGATGATCATGAATCTCGTCGGATTCTGGTTCATTGGTCTTCCGGTGAGTGCCTGGCTTGGATTCCGTACGGAGTTGGGACCCCGTGGTGTCTGGTGGGGACTCGCCGTCGGTATCGGCGTTGTCTCGGTGCTGCTGTTGGCGCGGATTCGACGGCGGTTCGGGCGCGAGTTGCGCCGCCTCTTAATGGACGACGACTAG
- a CDS encoding hotdog fold domain-containing protein, producing MARPNESPGTRLRSAWLRLSPLPGGRWLFSRLLGHMVPYSGTIGAHVELFEPGEVRITLADRRKVRNHLRSFHAIALANLGELSTGLALLGAMGEDIRGILTGLDVTYRKKARGPLEAHVEIEIPEVTESIEHTVVADIRDAAGDVVATVAARWRLSPVPTR from the coding sequence ATGGCTCGACCGAACGAATCTCCAGGTACTCGGCTCCGCTCAGCGTGGCTTCGGCTCTCGCCCCTGCCGGGCGGTCGCTGGCTTTTCTCCCGGCTCTTGGGCCATATGGTCCCCTACAGCGGAACGATCGGAGCACACGTCGAGCTGTTCGAGCCCGGGGAGGTAAGAATCACACTGGCCGATCGCAGGAAGGTCCGGAACCATCTTCGCTCATTTCATGCGATCGCTCTGGCCAATCTTGGAGAGCTTTCGACCGGCCTGGCACTACTCGGAGCCATGGGGGAAGACATCCGCGGAATTCTTACCGGACTCGATGTGACATACCGAAAAAAAGCCAGAGGGCCTCTGGAGGCTCACGTAGAAATCGAGATCCCCGAGGTTACGGAAAGCATCGAGCACACGGTCGTCGCGGATATCCGTGACGCCGCAGGCGACGTGGTCGCCACAGTTGCTGCTCGCTGGCGCCTCTCACCGGTTCCAACACGCTGA
- a CDS encoding nitronate monooxygenase, translating into MAAIDTPLTRDAGTDVPLICGPMYPCSNSELVAAASHAGALGVLQPVTLTYVFGQDFREGIQKIRSLTDRPIGMNALIEASSETYLKRMSAWIDIALEEGVRFFITSLGKPQWVVDRVSQVGGVVYHDVTERKWAQKAVDSGVQGLIAVNKRAGGHAGPLSAEAVLDDVGDLGLPVVCAGGIATGTEFAEVLRMGYAGVQMGTRFIATKECQASSPYKQAIVDSKERDIVLTERLTGVPVAVINTPYVQRLGLHAGPIARRMLKGRKTKHLMRSLFWLSSARTLKRTALDSTGSTEYWQAGRSVARIDSIVSAASIVQECADAVRADQAAPE; encoded by the coding sequence ATGGCCGCCATCGACACTCCACTTACCCGGGACGCCGGTACGGACGTCCCGCTCATCTGTGGTCCCATGTACCCGTGCTCGAACTCCGAGCTCGTGGCGGCCGCCTCTCACGCAGGCGCACTAGGTGTGCTTCAGCCCGTCACGCTTACGTACGTATTCGGTCAGGACTTCCGCGAAGGGATCCAGAAGATCCGTTCACTCACGGATCGTCCGATCGGAATGAACGCACTCATCGAAGCCTCTTCGGAGACGTACCTGAAGCGGATGAGCGCATGGATCGACATCGCGCTCGAAGAGGGGGTGAGGTTCTTCATCACATCGCTCGGCAAGCCACAATGGGTAGTGGACCGGGTTTCTCAAGTCGGGGGCGTCGTCTACCACGACGTCACGGAACGGAAGTGGGCGCAAAAAGCAGTGGACTCCGGCGTTCAGGGTTTGATCGCAGTGAACAAACGGGCGGGCGGCCATGCCGGCCCTCTCTCGGCCGAAGCGGTCCTCGACGACGTCGGCGATTTGGGTCTCCCTGTGGTGTGTGCCGGCGGCATCGCGACTGGCACAGAGTTCGCCGAGGTTCTCCGCATGGGCTACGCTGGCGTCCAGATGGGGACGCGCTTCATTGCGACCAAAGAATGCCAAGCGTCATCTCCCTACAAGCAGGCCATCGTAGACTCGAAGGAACGGGACATCGTACTGACCGAGCGGCTCACAGGTGTTCCGGTCGCGGTGATCAACACCCCCTACGTTCAGCGGCTCGGTCTCCACGCGGGCCCCATCGCCCGACGCATGCTCAAAGGCCGGAAGACGAAGCATCTCATGCGGAGTCTCTTCTGGCTTAGCTCAGCCCGCACACTCAAGCGCACCGCGCTCGACTCCACGGGCTCCACGGAATACTGGCAGGCCGGTCGATCGGTAGCCCGAATCGACTCGATTGTATCAGCCGCATCAATCGTTCAGGAATGTGCAGATGCGGTTCGCGCCGACCAAGCTGCTCCCGAATAA
- a CDS encoding M55 family metallopeptidase yields the protein MTRSSLFAAALAFTCATSAQGQDGLKVYISADMEGVVGAVTGDQLGPTGFEYQRFRRFMTNEVNAAIAAAREMGATEILVSDSHGNGENLLIEELPQDIQLIRSWPRPLMMMEGIDESFDAAFLIGYHASTTNMRGVRAHTFSSANLTAVRLNGIEMMEASVSAAIAGDFGVPIVMISGDDAVVEEAQGLIGDMEGAVTKWNLGFHSARTIMPEASYALIGERVRAALGRLDDFEPYTMNGPLELEISFKNYMPAELMAYLPNVDRVDAHTIRFVGQDMTEISKFIEFTTSYSVSITP from the coding sequence ATGACCCGATCCTCTCTCTTCGCTGCTGCACTGGCTTTCACATGTGCGACATCGGCCCAGGGCCAGGACGGCTTGAAGGTCTACATCTCGGCTGACATGGAAGGCGTGGTCGGTGCGGTCACGGGTGATCAGCTCGGACCTACCGGTTTCGAGTACCAGCGCTTTCGCAGATTCATGACGAATGAAGTCAACGCTGCAATCGCTGCGGCAAGAGAGATGGGTGCCACCGAGATCCTCGTGTCCGACTCACACGGGAACGGCGAGAATCTGCTAATCGAGGAACTCCCCCAGGACATACAGCTCATCCGCTCGTGGCCTCGCCCCCTCATGATGATGGAGGGGATCGACGAGAGCTTCGATGCCGCGTTCCTCATTGGATACCATGCGAGCACGACGAACATGCGGGGCGTCCGCGCCCACACGTTCTCAAGTGCGAACCTGACAGCCGTGCGACTGAATGGTATCGAGATGATGGAGGCCAGCGTCAGCGCGGCGATCGCTGGGGACTTCGGCGTCCCCATTGTTATGATTTCCGGGGATGACGCAGTGGTCGAGGAGGCGCAGGGACTGATCGGCGACATGGAGGGAGCGGTCACGAAATGGAATCTCGGATTCCACTCCGCGCGGACGATCATGCCCGAGGCTTCGTATGCCCTAATCGGTGAGCGGGTTCGCGCCGCACTCGGTCGACTGGACGACTTCGAGCCTTATACCATGAACGGCCCACTCGAACTCGAGATCTCCTTCAAGAACTATATGCCTGCGGAGTTGATGGCGTACCTGCCCAACGTCGACCGAGTCGACGCTCACACGATTCGCTTTGTGGGCCAGGACATGACCGAGATCTCGAAGTTCATCGAATTCACCACGAGCTACTCCGTCAGTATCACGCCCTGA
- a CDS encoding GNAT family N-acetyltransferase — MSNLEFRPLIAADWPAVREIYREGIASGDATFETEVPEWDVWNSSRLPSCRIVATRREHVVGFAAVSPVSKRPVYAGVCEVIVYVAGAFRGQGVGKALMSELVTQTETAGIWTLQASIFPDNVASLRAHEQAGFRVLGRRDRIARFHDGRWRDTVILERRSDSVGTS, encoded by the coding sequence GTGAGTAACCTCGAATTCCGGCCCCTCATCGCCGCCGACTGGCCGGCCGTGCGCGAAATCTACCGCGAAGGGATCGCCTCAGGTGACGCCACCTTCGAGACGGAGGTCCCGGAATGGGACGTGTGGAACTCTTCGAGGCTTCCGTCCTGCCGTATCGTGGCGACCCGACGTGAACATGTCGTAGGGTTCGCCGCGGTCAGCCCGGTCTCAAAGCGCCCGGTATACGCCGGCGTCTGCGAGGTCATCGTCTATGTCGCCGGAGCCTTTCGTGGACAGGGGGTGGGCAAGGCCCTCATGTCCGAGCTGGTTACCCAAACCGAGACTGCCGGGATCTGGACGCTTCAGGCGAGCATCTTCCCCGATAACGTCGCCTCCCTCCGAGCCCACGAGCAGGCCGGTTTTCGCGTGCTCGGCAGAAGAGATCGGATTGCGCGTTTCCACGACGGCCGATGGCGCGACACCGTCATCCTGGAGCGGCGCAGCGATTCCGTGGGCACTTCTTAG
- a CDS encoding alpha/beta hydrolase: MRSFFRTWVLIPVICACAVLPRPDAAEAQRSAQGMFSLDDARIFYEVVGTGAPIILVHGGPGLDHNYPRPGLDVLANQNSLVYYDQRGTGRSTADVTADAINLDAFVGDIKQLRLTLGYDQVTVLAHWFGALIGLEYVIRFPDNLHALILMNPVEPGQRLQDQTAERQRSRSRAEDRTEMADLTGSEAFQARDPATLGQVYRVAFRQVLRDRDKIDELNLDLAGATARNGQDVAALLGASLAPPIDWWDRLAGVRTPTLVLHGRHDAPPLDMSRELAEALPVGSFESLNTGHFPYLEDREALQQAIACCFATLR, encoded by the coding sequence TTGAGAAGTTTTTTTCGCACCTGGGTGCTGATCCCCGTGATCTGCGCCTGCGCCGTCCTCCCGCGACCCGATGCGGCAGAGGCACAACGCTCGGCACAGGGCATGTTCAGCCTGGACGATGCCCGGATTTTCTACGAGGTCGTAGGCACTGGCGCCCCGATTATTCTGGTGCACGGGGGTCCCGGGCTTGATCACAACTATCCTCGACCCGGCCTGGACGTACTCGCGAACCAGAACTCACTCGTCTACTACGACCAGCGGGGCACCGGTCGGTCGACGGCGGATGTGACCGCAGACGCGATCAACCTCGACGCCTTCGTGGGCGACATCAAGCAGCTTCGGCTCACGCTCGGCTACGATCAGGTCACGGTCCTTGCTCACTGGTTTGGAGCGTTGATCGGACTCGAGTACGTCATACGGTTTCCGGACAACCTGCACGCGCTCATCCTCATGAACCCGGTTGAACCAGGACAGCGGCTTCAGGACCAGACCGCAGAACGGCAGCGATCACGTTCGCGAGCAGAAGACCGAACAGAGATGGCCGATCTCACCGGAAGCGAGGCGTTTCAGGCTCGCGACCCTGCGACCCTTGGGCAGGTCTATCGCGTCGCGTTCAGACAGGTACTGCGCGACCGCGATAAGATCGACGAGCTGAACCTGGATCTTGCTGGCGCCACAGCCCGCAATGGACAGGACGTCGCGGCACTTCTGGGGGCCAGCCTCGCGCCACCGATAGACTGGTGGGATCGCCTGGCTGGTGTTCGAACTCCGACGCTCGTCCTGCATGGTCGACACGACGCGCCGCCGCTCGACATGAGTCGGGAGTTGGCCGAAGCGCTCCCGGTCGGGTCGTTCGAGTCGTTGAACACCGGTCACTTTCCGTACCTCGAAGATCGCGAGGCACTGCAGCAGGCGATCGCCTGCTGCTTCGCCACACTTCGTTGA